From one Brachypodium distachyon strain Bd21 chromosome 4, Brachypodium_distachyon_v3.0, whole genome shotgun sequence genomic stretch:
- the LOC112268634 gene encoding NAC domain-containing protein 67-like, protein MGRSVYEFDITSLLSCMNNDHFYVEQVLLTSTPTVRVYKLPPGFQFHPTDDELILHYLRNRAASVPCPVPIIADVDIYKFDPWDLPCQAVHGEQEWYFFSPRDRKYPNWIRPNRAAGSGYWKATGKDKPIHDCATGEPVGIKKGLVFYTGRPPMGRRTDWIMHEYRLALDDWVLCRISMSSSSPALPVVVVPSPAADDHMDNSNIKDDDGLLRFFVDPGAPGLPGPAVPSMSELLDNDELTQLLDAAAPADEHLSLNQLLSIGDCHDARAEYSSSPPPAPINAGKRKAACPEEDRRAIFRRGKASYRN, encoded by the exons ATGG GACGGAGCGTGTATGAATTTGATATTACCAGTCTTTTAAGTTGCATGAACAATGATCATTTCTATGTCGAGCAAGTGCTCCTGACATCTACTCCCACCGTTCGGGTTTATAAG cttccgccggggttccaGTTCCACCCGACGGACGACGAGCTGATCCTCCACTACCTCCGcaaccgcgccgcctccgtgcCGTGCCCCGTCCCCATCATCGCCGACGTCGACATCTACAAGTTCGACCCATGGGACCTCCCCT GCCAGGCAGTGCACGGGGAGCAGGAATGGTACTTCTTCAGCCCGCGGGACCGCAAGTACCCGAACTGGATACGGCCCAACAGGGCCGCGGGCTCGGGCTACTGGAAGGCCACCGGCAAAGACAAGCCCATCCATGACTGTGCCACCGGGGAGCCCGTAGGGATCAAGAAGGGGCTCGTCTTCTACACGGGACGCCCCCCCATGGGCCGCAGGACCGACTGGATCATGCATGAGTACCGCCTCGCC CTGGATGACTGGGTGTTGTGCCGGATCTCCATGAGCTCCTCCAGCCCGGCGTTgcccgtggtggtggtgccgtCGCCCGCTGCCGACGACCACATGGACAACAGCAACATTAAGGATGACGACGGCCTTCTCCGCTTCTTTGTCGATCCTGGGGCCCCGGGGCTCCCGGGCCCAGCGGTCCCGTCCATGTCTGAGCTCTTGGACAACGACGAGCTCACTCAGCTCttggacgccgccgcgccggccgaCGAGCACCTCTCCCTCAACCAGCTCCTCTCTATCGGCGACTGCCACGATGCGCGTGCCGAGTActcatcttccccgcctccggcgccCATCAACGCCGGGAAGCGCAAGGCCGCGTGCCCAGAAGAAGATCGACGCGCCATCTTCCGTCGGGGAAAGGCTAGCTACAGAAACTGA
- the LOC100841151 gene encoding bifunctional epoxide hydrolase 2, which produces MTQEIEHTHLPIRGLNLHVAQVGKDELGTVVFLHGFPEIWYTWRHQMLAVAAAGYRAIAPDSRGYGLSDQPPEDVEATWEDLVADVLAILDTLSIQKVFLVGKDYGAIPAYDFALRHPDRTRGVTCLGIPFSPAPFDFTTMPEGFYILRWREPGGRAEADFGRHDVRRVVRTIYILFSRAEVPIAEEGQEIMDLADLSTPLPPWFTEEDLDAYAALFEKSGFRYPLQIPYRALHRMKMQLDAKFQVPVLMVMGEKDYCFKFPGFEEAMRSGAMETFAPDLKIVYIPEGSHFVQEQFPEQVNDLLLGFLKDHP; this is translated from the exons ATGACGCAGGAGATAGAGCACACCCATCTCCCCATCCGTGGGCTCAACCTCCATGTTGCTCAAGTAGGCAAAG ATGAGCTAGGGACGGTGGTGTTCTTGCACGGCTTCCCGGAGATATGGTACACCTGGCGCCACCAGATGCTGGCCGTGGCTGCCGCAGGGTACCGTGCCATCGCCCCCGACAGCCGAGGCTACGGGCTGTCGGACCAGCCGCCGGAAGACGTGGAGGCCACCTGGGAGGACCTCGTCGCCGACGTGTTGGCCATCCTGGACACGCTCTCCATCCAGAAGGTGTTCCTGGTGGGCAAGGACTACGGCGCCATCCCGGCGTATGACTTCGCGCTGCGGCACCCGGACCGCACGCGTGGGGTGACATGCCTGGGCATCCCCTTCAGCCCCGCACCCTTCGACTTCACCACCATGCCGGAGGGCTTCTACATCCTGCGGTGGCGTGAGCCGGGCGGGAGGGCGGAGGCGGACTTCGGCCGGCACGACGTCCGGCGCGTGGTGCGCACCATCTACATCCTCTTCTCCCGTGCCGAGGTGCCTATCGCGGAGGAAGGCCAGGAGATCATGGACCTCGCCGACCTCTCCACGCCCCTGCCGCCATGGTTCACGGAGGAGGACCTCGATGCCTACGCCGCGCTCTTTGAAAAGTCCGGCTTCCGCTACCCTCTCCAGATACCATACAG GGCTCTCCACAGGATGAAGATGCAGCTGGACGCCAAGTTCCAGGTGCCGGTGCTGATGGTGATGGGGGAGAAGGACTACTGCTTCAAGTTCCCTGGGTTTGAAGAAGCTATGAGGAGCGGCGCCATGGAGACCTTCGCGCCAGACCTCAAGATCGTCTACATCCCTGAGGGGTCCCACTTCGTGCAGGAGCAGTTCCCGGAGCAGGTCAacgacctcctcctcggctTCCTCAAGGACCACCCATGA
- the LOC100845629 gene encoding uncharacterized protein C26H5.04 isoform X2 produces the protein MCCRWEEPVVVDACARALRMIYQSKQAPKFDVNNEKNMDFLLSLLDSKNENVTELAANIISHSCDSNTEQLALCGAGVPQKLVGLFGGSMNLRDACLDSMTAIIRDNCDVASRFASMDHGKYFRSIVGLIHDRSPRTRLLSCLCLIALGHASPCHFPDRQIKTKLILVLLELIEEPGNVGDEAPLALTTLIKDSVELQKQAFSTNAVVKLSNHLLANSLETRRAVTILFALAELCSKQEESRSQLMSGQVSTLILDALKHDCADIRVAACSCLKNISRSSKVLSAGRISCDTVIAPLVQLLYDSSTSVQIAALGAICNIAVNLTPRKSVLLHSGVVSQLVNLSKSMDPTLRLKSVWALRNIMFLLNPKDKDFILKELTVSTLSSLICDSEHFVQEQTLALVQNLLDGHVDSVNYVIAEDGMVLNAISRQLNSASAPGVCVQGMLVLANMAAGDELNKEAVMDVIVPHQADRIKSSFVVNFLQSKDKQLRVATLWCILNLIYPKCDTSSTRVTRLQNVGVISQVKGMMNDPCLDCKLRVRMVLEHCLDTATAGFM, from the exons GTTGTTGATGCATGTGCACGTGCTCTCAGAATGATATATCAATCAAAACAAGCTCCAAAGTTTGATGTCAATaatgagaaaaatatggactttcttctttcccttttGGACAGCAAGAACGAAAATGTTACTGAGCTAGCTGCTAATATTATATCACACTCTTGCGATAGCAATACAGAACAATTAGCACTATGTGGTGCTGGAGTTCCACAGAAACTTGTTGGTCTTTTTGGAGGTTCTATGAATCTACGGGATGCTTGTTTAGATTCCATGACTGCAATCATTAGAGATAACTGTGATGTTGCTTCAAGATTTGCATCAATGGACCATGGAAAATATTTCCGTTCAATAGTTGGGTTAATACATGACCGGAGCCCTCGCACAAGACTGCTTTCTTGTTTGTGCTTGATTGCACTTGGGCATGCTTCTCCCTGTCATTTTCCGGACAGACAAATCAAAACAAAGTTGATTCTGGTCTTACTTGAGCTCATCGAAGAACCTGGCAATGTAGGAGACGAGGCTCCGTTGGCATTAACCACCCTGATAAAAGACAGTGTGGAACTGCAGAAACAAGCCTTTTCAACAAATGCTGTTGTGAAGCTTAGCAACCATCTGCTTGCAAATTCCTTGGAGACAAGGCGGGCAGTGACCATATTGTTTGCTTTAGCCGAACTTTGCTCAAAACAGGAAGAGTCAAGGTCTCAACTTATGTCAGGCCAG GTATCAACCTTAATACTTGACGCGTTGAAGCATGACTGTGCTGATATCCGTGTTGCAGCATGTTCATGTCTGAAGAATATCTCAAGGTCATCAAAG GTGCTTAGTGCAGGCCGCATATCCTGCGATACAGTTATCGCGCCCCTGGTCCAGCTTTTGTATGACTCATCTACTTCAGTCCAG ATTGCTGCCCTTGGTGCTATTTGCAATATTGCTGTGAATTTAACACCGAGGAAATCGGTTCTTCTTCATTCTGGCGTTGTCTCCCAACTTGTTAATTTATCGAAGTCAATGGATCCAACATTGAGGCTAAAATCTGTATGGGCTCTTAGGAATATTATGTTCCTTCTGAATCCAAAGGATAAAGACTTCATTCTGAAGGAACTAACCGTATCTACTCTTTCAAGCCTCATATGCG ATTCTGAACATTTTGTTCAGGAACAGACCTTGGCTCTAGTGCAAAATCTTCTTGATGGACATGTGGACTCTGTTAACTATGTCATCGCTGAAGATGGCATGGTTTTAAACGCTATTTCAAGACAACTGAACAGTGCATCTGCCCCAGGAGTTTGCGTCCAG GGTATGTTGGTGCTTGCAAATATGGCAGCTGGGGATGAATTAAACAAGGAAGCCGTAATGGATGTTATTGTTCCTCACCAAGCAGATCGTATCAAATCATCTTTTGTGGTTAACTTTCTGCAGAGCAAGGATAAGCAATTGAGAGTTGCAACCTTGTGGTGCATTCTGAACTTGATTTACCCAAAATGTGATACTTCATCTACTCGAGTAACCAGACTCCAAAATGTCGGGGTAATTTCACAAGTAAAAGGCATGATGAATGACCCGTGCTTGGATTGCAAG CTTAGAGTACGCATGGTGCTTGAACACTGCTTAGACACTGCCACTGCCGGTTTCATGTGA